atttatattcaaaaggTGTCGGTGCGCGCTGGAGTTTGATGAAGTGTTCCCCGCGAGCCGTCGTGATGCTGCAAATACTCTATTACCTTGCTTCTGTATGCATAAACagagaataattaattttgccCGTCATTGTTCTTTTCATGGAtagattaactttaaaataaaattttaactttaatataaattgttatgcATATCAGAATTTTAGGgatcaaattacaaaattagacTTGCATACTATTTTGGATTAATCTGAAATTGTAGTTAATTACGGAAAAATAATCCTAAGTCGGTCATTATAGTGTGGTTTTCTAGTTCTAAAATTAAGTCAAACTACATTTTACCCTTTAACACAAGTAAGCGGAAATGTGGTGCTATCGTTTGATTGTCAGATGGATAGCAGTGACACAGTTTCAAGCGACGGACGCACGGCGTGCGTTCCCATGCTGGGACGAACCGGCGCTCAAAGCTCGCTTCACCATCAGCATCGCGCGACCCAGCAACATGACCACCGTCTCCAATATGAACATCGTCGCCACACAGAAACAGTAAGtcgttgatttttatattagtatatttatagataGGTCCACTAGAATTAAGTAGACCATATAGGTATAAGAAAGAAACATTGCGCAAATTTAAGGTAGGAATGATTTTTATGCTAGAATATGACAAACGAATAAGCAGTCTCTTagtttcaaaacattatttcagTGAATTCCTCAAGGGTTATGTCTGGGACCACTATGCTGAATCTCTTCCGATGTCAACGTATTTAGTCGCATTTGCTGTAACTGACTTCGGAAACATGAGTGATCACAATTTCTCCGTGTGGGCGAGGAAGGAAGCTTTGCCATCTGCCGCCTATGCCTTGGATATAGGACCAAAGATTTTAAAGTTCTTGGAAGAATACTACAAGATAGAATTCCCTCTGCCTAAAATTGATATGATGGCGTTACCTGATTTCAAAGCAGGTGCTATGGAGAATTGGGGATTGCTTACTTTCAGGTAAgataaaagtattttcttaCCGTTACAACTATgtttttactcttttttaaTACTACTTTAAAGTTTTGATTTATGTGTGAAAAGACTTTATCTTGTCATATTTGGTTACGGAAAACTTGCTACAAATCGGTTTAGAAAATGTTCATATGAAAGAGCTAAAACCAATATGAATGACAGCTTAGTAGAAAGAAGAAATGGTAACATTTTGTTAAGCGAATCGAATTTCAAAACTATATTCATGTCACCAAGTCAGTAGGACTTGTATGTACCTCATTTGAATTTTCGGTCTTTGCCAATCGTTTCGTAATTTAGATTTGGTGGTTCAACGTGACAGGAATATTGAGAAGGGAGGCACGATACTTTTGCCTCAAAGCTGATATTGTATAGCGCTTTATTacgcaataaaatataaggcCAATAAAACGTATTTGCTAGagataatatatacatataggaGTGTGCTTTATTTTGCTGTTATCTCCTTTTTTAGCTCGCttaagttacaatattttttttttaataaaatataaccgcttgtaaattattacatgttttaaagaattacaactagatatgtaatttattagttAGGCTTTTTCTTAGTCTCAAGGCTTTCTTTCCTCTTAACCAACTCATGAGTATTGATTGTAGTACATCATAGGCATCAAATTTAATAGCTAAACTACCTGAatacaaagataatatttatgagGGATTAAGTCCCGATTTTCctggtaatttaaaaataagagaaagcgaaataaaacaaaataaaaaatacttgtccCAAATTGTGTGCACCAAAATAAGGTTTGaactatatttgaaataaatcgaTGTAGAAAATCCAAACTGTTCTTATTTAGGAGGGAAGATAAATGTTCATTGGGGGCGCTTAATGAAGCGTTATACGACAAGACCACTGATCGATTATCACCCTACGCGTTATCCACCGATTGCTTCTATTGTTCATTTTAACAATTCCCTCAGTTGGGTTGTTAGTTGTTTAttgtgtacaatattttttcatacttaCATTGTACATTATGTTAAGTGAAGTCTTAGATTTCGTTATCACATGGACTAATTAAGAACCGAAGTGTTAAACATGCTCAGTGCTAAGCCTACGGTACACTACCGCAAAAGCTAACCGGAACTCTAGCGAATCCAATTTTCATATGAATCTAGCAAAAAATTTGGTTTATTCCAGCGAATCATTTAGTTGCTAAACTTACAAAGTGTAATTTGCGTTCCCGTCCAGTTAAACTTTATTAGCTATTAactataatttacaattaacttattaaagaAGCGATGCCAAGCTTCTAGAATAGcgatattaaaactaattcaAAGCATCTTGTAGGGAAATAGCAATGTTATACGACGAAGGTGTATCGCCAACAACAGCGAAGGCGCGCGTGGCATCAGTGGTGGCGCACGAGATCGCGCACCAGTGGTTCGGTAACCTGGTCACCCCCGCCTGGTGGTCAGATATTTGGCTCAATGAGGGATTCGCCAGTTACGTCGAGTATGTTGCTGTTGATGCAGTAAGTAACACTTATTAGGCTAAGGGATCAAGTCTGCTTAACTTAGAACGTTTGTGGGAACTAAAAGTTCCTTCTGGGTTATGTTGAAGTTGGTGTCTGCTAACATAATGcaccaatttataaataaaagttacggTTCGGATGGATCGACTCTTGTAAAGTGGCTGTCTCAAAAGCATCATTAAATGTTCTTcttttatgtaattgtaatttaaatccgATCTTTCCTAACTGTAACATTATAGTATAGGTAGGCTtatcttacataaaaattcttaaattatattaccaTTTGTAGGTGGAAAAGACTTGGAAGTTGATGGAAGTGTTCGTATTGAACGAAGTACAAAGCGTGTTCAAATTAGATGCGCTCACTACTTCGCACCAAATATCTGTAGAAGTTGGCAACCCAGAGGAGATTGGAgctatatttgataaaatttcttaCGGAAAAGGTAAACGTTatttatgtcaaataaaactgtaaagtGTTGGTTTAGTCTTCTTctgttaaattttgttttgtttctgtttgatttttaaaatcaaaataaagaataatctCGTAAGTAACAAGTGTAGACACAAATCCACAATTGGATATCGTAAAGCCGTACAAGCTATATCCTGTTGTGGGAATCCAATCCGCACCGAACATTCCCCTATCCAATTACAAATGGATTCAAATACAAATGGATATATTGGTtactttctttgttttcttttaatcggTGCAAAATAaccatttgttttttgtttcgtttagtccatttaattcatattcaaAAGCTATCGAAGAatatgatttgtttttttttttaaataataaaataatatcctTGAAGATCGAATGATGATTCTGACTTCGCGTGTTCCAGGTTCAGCGATTCTTCGTATGATGAACCACTTCCTTACTGACTCGGTGTTCAACGCTGGTATCACGGCTTATTTGAATGCAAGGAAGTTTTGTGATGCCGAACAGAGCGACCTCTGGGGGGCGCTTACTAACGCTGCAAGGGAGAGAAAGGCCTTTGACGCTGATGTAGGCGTTGTGATGGACTCCTGGACGTTACAGACCGGATTCCCAGTGCTGACTATAACTAGAGATTATAAAACTGGTGTTATACATTTCAAACAGGtttgttcatttataaattgctTTCTGGAATTTAAAACTACTTGAAAGCATAACTTAAGActttgaaacaatattttaatatccgCGCCATCTAGTGACGTCAAATAACACTTAAAACAAACGAATATCACCTTTTGCtataagaatttttaacaCACGGaagtttattttcaggaaagaTTCGCTTTGGTTAATATAACGTCAGAGGACCAGAAATCTCCCGTGTGGTGGATCCCGGTTTCGTACACAACAGCAGCGGAGAAAGACTTCGAGTCAACCCGGCCCAAGCTGTGGTTGCGCGGAGAGAGGTCAATTGCGGTGAAGAACATCACCGTCAGTGATGATGATTGGTTCATCGCTAATATACAACAGACAGGTCTATTATTTCATtgcagttaaaataaataaaaaccataatttaaaaaatgtcctTCTCGCTTAAAGCTACAGACAGTACTTGGGTCGCCGCTctgaatgtttttaattcttgtaTTCTAATAGTTACttactttataattcttaatcCTCTGTATTCCAGGTTTCTATCGAGTTAACTACGATCGACACAATTGGAAACTTCTAGTGAATATTTTGAACGATAAGAACCGATTCCAAGAAATACATCCGATAAATCGAGCGCAAATCATCGACGATGCAATGAATTTAGCATTAGCAGGACATTTGGACTACAGAACGGCCCTGGATATCACAAGTTATTTGAAACATGAACGAAGCTATGTACCATGGAAGGCTGGCTTAGTTGCTCTTGGCTATATTGATATTATGCTGTCGAAGGGAGCTTACTATTTGGAGTATAAGGTCAGTTCcgtacatacattttttaaacattccaATGCTTCTTTGAAAAGTTTccacaaaatgtatttttaaatagtggtTGTGTTTGTTATTAGTTAATCACTACTAGATGGCGCTACaagtatgtttatattaaaataaactattgcaAGTATTTCGTTAATATTGGTAGGAAATAAAGACTGATGAAAATTATCTgtagatttaaaatacatttatttttacttttgttagGTACAGAAcagtgtaatattaaaaaaaaaatatttagtttatggTTAATAAAATCGTCGCTAGATGTCGTAAGtgg
The Papilio machaon chromosome 8, ilPapMach1.1, whole genome shotgun sequence DNA segment above includes these coding regions:
- the LOC106720326 gene encoding aminopeptidase N; translation: MTQGRQPLTIMDGNPPTCDFSTKTKRGVYLSKSLAFVILVIFALALVATAFLVYNFAACPRTDQLANVTKYELTHCEPKLLVIPLTADSNKTVVTTETTTDLVETTTIEEIPTVTDVRLPLNVKPDTYYLKLTPYIFEGNFTFDGEISIVVTVKNETKQITFHGVELTYHNIKLLKKENGKEIKILSRTEDVPRQFQILSLEEPLVVGKQYYLNISYTGILNDNLHGFYRSSYEEKKVKRWIAVTQFQATDARRAFPCWDEPALKARFTISIARPSNMTTVSNMNIVATQKHEFLKGYVWDHYAESLPMSTYLVAFAVTDFGNMSDHNFSVWARKEALPSAAYALDIGPKILKFLEEYYKIEFPLPKIDMMALPDFKAGAMENWGLLTFREIAMLYDEGVSPTTAKARVASVVAHEIAHQWFGNLVTPAWWSDIWLNEGFASYVEYVAVDAVEKTWKLMEVFVLNEVQSVFKLDALTTSHQISVEVGNPEEIGAIFDKISYGKGSAILRMMNHFLTDSVFNAGITAYLNARKFCDAEQSDLWGALTNAARERKAFDADVGVVMDSWTLQTGFPVLTITRDYKTGVIHFKQERFALVNITSEDQKSPVWWIPVSYTTAAEKDFESTRPKLWLRGERSIAVKNITVSDDDWFIANIQQTGFYRVNYDRHNWKLLVNILNDKNRFQEIHPINRAQIIDDAMNLALAGHLDYRTALDITSYLKHERSYVPWKAGLVALGYIDIMLSKGAYYLEYKRYVLRLVGAAVEEVGWRVSAGESVVRAQQRADLLAAACHLQHRACLEHAVRLYTNWMLSPNPDAYNEIHADIRSTVYCIGVQTGGATEWSFAWDRFTVASSPSERELLLSVLGCTRAPHLLYRYLELSLRNDSGIRKQDTVRVFSAVAGSAIGEPIAFNFVRANWQRLKDYVGSVSTLNSIIKIVTRRLNQAHEYEELQRFVNESCSELGRPVLQVLERTSANVAWMQNNYQTIIDWLLKADKNGPAVADA